The sequence CTATCCCAAGCAGCCGCGCAGCTTTCGCCTTGTTCCAGTCGGTATTGTTCAGGGCCGCAAGAACCGCGCCCGCATCGTCACTCTGAGCCTCGGGACGGGAGCGACGCACGCCTGCCAACTTCATGAAATCCGTGGGCAAATCGTCATACGTGATGACGCTCTTGTTACAAAGGACAAAGGCATGCTCCATGGTATGCTCAAGCTCGCGCACGTTGCCCGGCCATGAATATTTGAGGAAAGCCTGAAAAACATCGGATGACACGGATTTGATGTTCTTCTTGAACTTCGCGTTGAACCGTTCACAAAAATGATCGACAAGGAGCGGGATGTCCTCAGTCCGGGCGCGCAAAGGAGGCAGCTTGATCTCAACCACCTTGAGCCGGTAATAAAGATCCTCCCGTAGCGTCCCCTGACTGACCTGCTCCAGGAGATTCTTGTTTGTCGCCGCGATGACCCGCACATTGGCCTTCACGGTCGCGGAGCTTCCAACCCGCTCAAACTCCCGCTCTTCCAGGACGCGCAACAGCTTGAGCTGCACCATCGGCGAGAGGTCGCCAATCTCATCAAAAAAGATTGTTCCGCCATTTGCTTTCTGAAAGCGCCCTTCACTGTCCTTGATCGCGCCCGTGAACGCCCCCTTGACGTGACCGAAGAGTTCGCTCTCAAGCAGGCTCTCGGGCAAGGCCGAGCAGTTCACCTTGACCAGGGGCTTGTCGCTGAGATCTCCGGCCATGTGCAGGTGTAAACCTCCCCAAGTTAGTGCCATCCAAAAGTAGAGACTTCCTTGGGTGAATATTTCATGAGGAACTCTGCCGGGGTCAAATCGCCAAGAGACTCATGGGGCCGCTCCTCGTTGTACTGCCTCTGCCAATTCTCCGTAATTTCCTTCACTTCCGTGAGTGATTTGAAAAAGTAGAAGTCTAGGACCTCTTCCCTGTAGGTCTTGTTGAACCGCTCAATGTACGAATTCTGCGTGGGCTTGCCTGGCTGGATGAACTCCAATGCCACGCCGTTCTTTTCGGCCCAGTCGGCCAGCAGCACGGAAATCAGCTCCGGCCCGTTGTCCATTCTCAGCTTGGCAGGAAGCCCGCGCCAAGCCACAATCCGATCCAAAACCCGCAATATCCTTGCCGCTGGCAGATTCGTATCCACCTCAATCCCCAAACACTCACGACTGAAGTCGTCCAGCACGTTGAAAGTCCTAAACCTCTGACCGCTGGCCAGCGCGTCATGCATGAAGTCAATGGACCAGCAGACATTCGCGCATGGCGGAACCGCCAGTGGTTGCGGGTTTCGCGAGGGCAGGCGCTTCTTGCCTTTGCGCCGGAGATTCATCTTCAAAAGACAATATACCCGGTAGACGCGTTTATGGTTCCAGCGAAAACCGTGTCTGCGCAATACCGCGAACAGCTTGCCGAAACCGTAACGAGGATACCGGTCGACCAGTCCCAGAAGCGCTTCAATGATCGGCGAATCATCTTTCGGTTTGGGCTCATACCGGTACACAGTCCGGCTAAGGCCCAGCGCAGCGCATGCCTGCCGCTCACTGATGCCATGCTCGCTGTGCATGAAATCCGCTAAATCGCGCTTCTCGGCTGGCCTCAGAGCTTTTTTGTGATGACATCCTTCAATGCCTCGTTTTCGAGGCTGAGATTGGCGAACATGCGCTTGAGCTTGCTGTTCTCTTCTTCAAGCTCCTTGAGCCTGCGGATATCCGAGGCTTCCATGCCGCCAAACTTGGCCTTCCACTGGTAGTAGGTGGCTTGGCTCACGCCGTGTTCACGACAAATATCAACAACCTTGCGACCGCCATCGGCTTCTTTCAAAATCCGAATGATCTGGCTTTCCGAAAATCGAGACTTCTTCATCTTGCCCTCCGTGAGGCAATCTTTACCAGAAATCTCTATTTTTCAATGGCCCGGTTTTACGGGAAGGCTACACAGGGCCTCGGCGACAAGCTCCTTGCCCGTGCCGCTTTCACCGGTGATCAGGGCCGTAGTCTGAACGCTGGCCAGCGTTTTTATCAGGGCGTAAACCTTCTGCATCGGCTCGCTCTTGCCGATGATGCGGTGAAACTGCCCGTACTCCCTCAGCTTCATTTCCAGATTGGACACATGCGTGTCGTCACGCAGCATCATCACCACACCGGTGGATTGCCCCTGGGTGTTGAGCAGCGGATAGATCCGCGCGCTGACCACTTTGCGGACTCCATTCGCCGCCCTGCACTCGACGCGATCATCTTCGCGGGGCTGTCCGCTCGTCAGCGCTTCCGCAAGAATCCTCTCGAACCTGTCGTCGCTCGTTCGCGGCAGCAAACCGACTGGGTTCCCGATGTCGGCCTGGGAAAACCCGCACATTTCGCTGGCCGCCTCGTTGAATTCGATCAGCACGGACTCGTTGTTCACAGAGAGGATAGCCTCTCTGACGCTTCTGAAGATCGCTTCGAGATTTGAGCGGTATCTCTCCTTCTCGTCGTTGGCGGCTTTGTAGGACAAGGCCAGGCGGGTGGCGTTCAAGAGCGCCTCCTGCTTGACGGGCTTTGGGATGTAATCGAAAGCCCCCAGATGAATGGCATCGGTCACGGTCTCGATGCCGGGATCGCCGGTGATCATGATCACCGGACAGGCCAGCCCTCTGGCTTTGATCTCGCGCAGGATGTCAATTCCCGTACCGTCTTCGAGGATTATGTCCGCGAACACGACGTCAAAGCCTTCCCCTGAAATTTTGGCCAAGGCGTCACCGCAACTTGAAACGGTCACCACAGTATGGCCCGCAGCCCGCAAAAATCGTGAAAGCGTGAACCTGATCGACTCTTCGTCATCGAGAATCAGAATTTTGCCGGTCATTTACATGTTCCTTCATCTTTTTGATGAACCGGCAAATCAATTATAACGCGGGTAAACTCCCCCTCTTCACTCTCAAACCGCAGATGCCCGCCGTGATCATCGATGATCTTCTGCGTAATGCTCAGCCCCAGCCCGGTCCCCTTGCCAAAAGGTTTGGTGGAGAAAAAAGGCTTGGTCAAAAACGAGAGCTTTTCGACCGATATCCCTCCCCCCTGATCCAGAAACGCCACCCGTACAAAAGGACAGCCATCGACCAAGACGGATTCGCCGGAGATCGCGAGACATTTGTTCTTATGCCACCCCGGATACTTTTCATTCAATGCATAGCGCGCATTGCTGATGATGTTTATGAACCCCTGCTGAACCTGCTGCAGATTTGCCGTGACCTTGGGGAGACTTTCAGGGAAGTCGAGAACAAGCTGAATGCCGTCCTTGCGAATCTGGGCCTGGGTCAGGGCCAGGGTTTCCTCAAGAATAGTCGCGACCTGTGTCGCTCTTTTCTCTTTTCGCCTTTCGTGCGCGTAGGAAAGGAGGGACTTGACGAGGCGGCCGATGCGCTCGCCCTCTTTGAGGATGCGCACTCCCAGATCACGCTCCATGCTCTCTGCGCCGCATTCGTTGACCAGTATTTGCCCGTAATTGATGATGCCGTTGACCGGATTGTTTATCTCATGCGCGACGCTCGCAGCCAGTTCCCCGAGTGACAAAAGATGGCAGGCATACTGCGCATCCTCCTGAATCGCCATTTTTCCCGTGACATCGCACACCAGCAGCAGCACACTGCTCACACTTCCACTTTCCTTGACGGGAAAGGCCCGTATATCCAAAACAGATTCGCCATGCGTAACGATGCACGATTTTTTTTCTCCGGTATTAAAGCAATCAATGATAACAGATTTTTCATAGAGCACTGAACAAT is a genomic window of Desulfomicrobium baculatum DSM 4028 containing:
- a CDS encoding sigma-54 interaction domain-containing protein codes for the protein MAGDLSDKPLVKVNCSALPESLLESELFGHVKGAFTGAIKDSEGRFQKANGGTIFFDEIGDLSPMVQLKLLRVLEEREFERVGSSATVKANVRVIAATNKNLLEQVSQGTLREDLYYRLKVVEIKLPPLRARTEDIPLLVDHFCERFNAKFKKNIKSVSSDVFQAFLKYSWPGNVRELEHTMEHAFVLCNKSVITYDDLPTDFMKLAGVRRSRPEAQSDDAGAVLAALNNTDWNKAKAARLLGIDRVTLYRKIKRYGLVREPLDVKL
- a CDS encoding IS3 family transposase (programmed frameshift) codes for the protein MKKSRFSESQIIRILKEADGGRKVVDICREHGVSQATYYQWKAKFGGMEASDIRRLKELEEENSKLKRMFANLSLENEALKDVINKKALRPAEKRDLADFMHSEHGISERQACAALGLSRTVYRYEPKPKDDSPIIEALLGLVDRYPRYGFGKLFAVLRRHGFRWNHKRVYRVYCLLKMNLRRKGKKRLPSRNPQPLAVPPCANVCWSIDFMHDALASGQRFRTFNVLDDFSRECLGIEVDTNLPAARILRVLDRIVAWRGLPAKLRMDNGPELISVLLADWAEKNGVALEFIQPGKPTQNSYIERFNKTYREEVLDFYFFKSLTEVKEITENWQRQYNEERPHESLGDLTPAEFLMKYSPKEVSTFGWH
- a CDS encoding response regulator yields the protein MTGKILILDDEESIRFTLSRFLRAAGHTVVTVSSCGDALAKISGEGFDVVFADIILEDGTGIDILREIKARGLACPVIMITGDPGIETVTDAIHLGAFDYIPKPVKQEALLNATRLALSYKAANDEKERYRSNLEAIFRSVREAILSVNNESVLIEFNEAASEMCGFSQADIGNPVGLLPRTSDDRFERILAEALTSGQPREDDRVECRAANGVRKVVSARIYPLLNTQGQSTGVVMMLRDDTHVSNLEMKLREYGQFHRIIGKSEPMQKVYALIKTLASVQTTALITGESGTGKELVAEALCSLPVKPGH
- a CDS encoding PAS domain-containing sensor histidine kinase, which translates into the protein MIVAMPTYCETVTISGFYMFDIKKNYNESDGMTKRYAEQDHLFELNRGGTLGREECFSHRLHGLDDSNDVRVLNELKAKQGALLIQNEELRRALDNSEKKLAIYSDFYDFSPYGLVCLDEQGRVWEANPWTIGQLGVERDALLGSSFGQRVASQDMEKFRVHLDLVFKTGERQSCELMLKRKNMQDLRVKIDSIKSSNSGCADLCMSALADITGMYNPKLLNNFSSSDVDEIFHSNTDFTVESEDKFQILLQQFHAILSDISGTVIIVSPDMKVLWSNIVNDFGINSNISESVLKYCNDFVSNCSVLYEKSVIIDCFNTGEKKSCIVTHGESVLDIRAFPVKESGSVSSVLLLVCDVTGKMAIQEDAQYACHLLSLGELAASVAHEINNPVNGIINYGQILVNECGAESMERDLGVRILKEGERIGRLVKSLLSYAHERRKEKRATQVATILEETLALTQAQIRKDGIQLVLDFPESLPKVTANLQQVQQGFINIISNARYALNEKYPGWHKNKCLAISGESVLVDGCPFVRVAFLDQGGGISVEKLSFLTKPFFSTKPFGKGTGLGLSITQKIIDDHGGHLRFESEEGEFTRVIIDLPVHQKDEGTCK